cttttattctggttaggttcggtaaccacgcccactccggttgggAGTtgacatttcaattttcagattatcgtttatgaatattttccatgacatctaacactcaaaaaatttataattttaattatgaaacaaatacccttcagagccattaataactatttattatttacaaattaaaagagatcaaccatttataacctccaaaattctgtcaatgaaaaatttaattgaccATTGACAAGTAATTACGACGCAGGTtacctgaaacattgaaaaccactaataaccgatatacggaccatacaaGATAGCCCCTCATCTCGTTGAACTAACGAACATTAATGACATAATAATACATCACATATAGAGAAGTAATGAGATCAAGAAGCTCCCGACACAGTCAgtgctttttgaatttttccataGAGTTTAGAAGAATTATGATAGTTTACCTTCAGACTTTTCGGTTGTATTGATTCTGTCATCTTCCATAAATGTACTAACAGGGTTAGAAGTCACTTGTGGAAATGAAGCTCGATCTGGATTTAACGTAGCAGATTTTTTTCTCCTAACCACCTTGTTCTCTAAAAGAGTTATATCTTTGCACAATTCATTATCATGACTAGATTCGGGAATGAACTGTTTTGGTTCTTCTTTATTTGTATCATtaatatctgaaaaatctccctgTGGAAATGTTTCAGTTTGTACCTTCTCGACTGGCTTTAATTCGTTTAAGCTACACTGCTTAGTATCATTTTCTGGCGTTCCATCAATACTTATACTTTTAACGGATACAGAATCCTCACTAGATAAGTTACTTGAAGAAACTGCTTGAGACCCATAACCGCTTGAACTAGTAGACGGTGTGTTACTGATTGGTGGATCTGTAAGTAGCGATTCCAAGGTTCTGGAAGTTGGTATTCTCCGACGCAATGTATGATTACCCGATTTATTTCCAACCTAGAATCATAAACAGACAATAGAAACTTTTTATTATAACTTTGAATGCCTTTACATACCATTTGGTTTGCTTTTTCATAATGGTTATCATCTTCATCCTCATCTTCTAAATTTTCATCTGCAATGAAGTCGAGAGAATGTTTACGAGTAGAGGAATGCTGTTCCTCATGGAGAGTTgtcattcttgaaattttcacattaGCTGGTGATGTTAGGCCTGAAAGGATTATTCCAATTAACATTACCAGAGGGTTTCAATCTTCAGAAAAACGACGAAGCATTCACTAATATAAGAAGCTTTACAACCTGAACTGAAGAATCAGCATTACGATAATTTATAGTCTTACGGTCTAATAAATATATGAAGATGCAGCCATTTCTatagaataaattgaaataaaaagaaaagtTAAACAACCAAAATCTCTGCAAATAATGAGAATTACCACAAATGACAACGACAAAACAAAGGTAAAACTCTCGAGatacagaaataaaaataaaacattccagctatgttttgttttgacaaaaACATACGTTTCGACGTTCCAGTAGGTTGCTGAAGTCTTAATGAATTCAAGTTGATGTTCAAATTCAGGAATGTTGGACGAGCTGTAATAGTAAATTAGGTTAActaaagaagaaaaaaacatgTACAGAACAATTGTTATTTTGTTTATGTACAATAAGTGTCATACTGGAAAAGTGTGTAGCAgttaaaaaataatggtttttaTATCTCCTTCGTATAATTGATATCTTAAATAACAGAATAGACTAAAAAAAAAGAGTGATATTGTCTTGAAGATTCCGGATCTTAACTAtgagtaataaaaatataaattgatGTCTTGAGGATTGATATTTCGTACTAAATATTCCACACTGTGCACAATGCCCTTATTGGTGTAATCAATCAAAGAACCAATACGCAACTGAAAAATATTGCCCAGAATTTTCTTGAAACACATACACAATTAACCACAAGAACAGGATAATCACTTGCGATGACATACAAAGATTCAAACAGCACAATTTTCATGGAAGAATAACTGTATCTACAATGTCCAGTACTTTGACTTTTCTTGTATctacatatgttatatattaaataattacCTACCCCTTAAAGTCAAAGAGACAACTTCCAAGCTAACATACAACAGAACATGCAGGTATCTGTTTGCcaattgtttcaatttcagtaCCAATTCAATTACGGATCAAACTCTAATTTCATATGCTACGCATGCTCACGATGCTCTTTAGGCACAATTATAACCAGAAGAGAACTACGCTCTTCTTTGCACATTTAGGATTTCCAGTCTCTGTGACTTCATTACAATGTATGTATCAGTATTTCAGAGTAGGAAGGATAAGTGTTGGTCAAGAAGACTTTTATTTACATATAACTTCAGAAATACactaattcaatgaaaaaccaaAGAACTGTTTCCATTTTCGCATAACATTTTAGGTTTTGGGTGGCTATATAGGAAAAAATAATACCGCATAAAGACTGCAACATGGTGCAGTCATCAAGAAATAATATACAAGTGTATgattgaaaactgaaataaaaaaactaaagaACTTACAATATACATGGGAATACCAAAAACATTATGCGGAAATTCGAATAGTTGCTTAATTTTATACGATGTATAATGTATGTAATGTTtctaaaatttggaaaaaattctaACCCAAGCTTATGTAGCACTAACTACCTGATAATGCAATTTATATTGCTAAGTTGAATAAAGTGTAATAAATTGTAGAAATCTAACTATACAGGGtaattcaccgggatggcctattagatgtccagaatcgaaaaagaaaaaaattttttcgaaaaaagctttttctgccgaaaaattcaaaaaattttagtcCTCATCCCCACCATTTTTGTCATAAGAAtcctattaactcatgaaccgttgagtttttacccaaggtatggcatattgccgaaattgtcgtcaaaaaagctatctgatgatgcaataatatgctGGGTGTGCTAttagaaataaggaagtagaagcCTGTTTCCggcataaccggaagttgtagagatctgaaaatatttgaggaagaaggatcattgtctcaaactttaatatgcaaattttcaactcaaaattatgattagttttccataaacgtctaattggccatcccggtgaatcaccctgtatatttactgTAAATTGATGCTAGTCATTTGATTAaatgaattaaagaaaaattaatttaaaaaaagaagGATATTTATATTCGGAGTTTAACTCTGTAAAATTtggaagaaattaatttttcaatcgatAAATAAGACTTGGATCTTATGTCTTCTGATCATGCTAATCTTTCTACTTCTTATATCAattatatatgtttatatacTATCTCTACAAGGACTTCACTTTGAGATAAAGCACAAAAGCAATTTAAAGCcaaattttttctgatattgtAGAATGAATTTCGATAATCGAATGTGATTTAAGCTCAAAGCAAACCCTCCTCCAAGCAGACAAGTCCTTTTCCCTTATATTTCACCTATAGCAGACTCAAAATGCAAGCCTCCATTTTACCTGAAAGAATGGAGCCTTGTGGTTGCAGAAAAgagaaatttattaaaaattagtTCAATTTCGCTGCTTAATCTATACAATATAATCTTTAGCTTGACATCTATAATATTGACTATATTCTAATTAATGGATTAATTTTATAAACTCAGCTAGTCTATCATCTTGATCGATTTGCTTAGAAAAATAAGAATAGCACTTACCAAGTCCGAAAGGTTTCGAAGGAGAAGACTCTGCTTCTTTACCAAAACTGAGTCGACTTTTGAGAGGCGAGACACCATGTAGGTCGCTGTTCAATTCTGATACACTTTCAGATCTGGACATCTGCAAGGATTCTGTACTCAAGTTCTTCAGGAGCTAAAGAATTAAACACAATAAGTTATTCGTGcaaaacataaatatttcagCTAAACTAAACAATTACTGAACTAACTGGACATTGATATCGACTACTGAACTAAattgataattaaataatgcatATTTATCTGAATTTCAACATCCTGTGACTCCAATCGATCAAGTTGTTAATAAtgattaaaaaatattcataaactacaataaataaaccaaaaaaaaataatttcaaattttcccataaaatatatatatatatatataaatatttcattcgacGTAAGTAAACCTACCCCATTCTTTGGATTCAGTTCCTGATAAtgcgttgaaaaataacaaGGATTCAATTATTCTAATCCATTAAAAATATAGAGATTATAAACTACTCATAAATTGTTAGAAGTACTTTAGTCTAAGTAATCATTAACTGATACCTTTTACGGCTTTTGGACTACaagaaaattttatgttttatctacCTTTATGAGTGGTTTCGATCTCTCATAAATTGGAGAGACATAATATGAAAATGTACTGAGTACCTGGAAATTTGGTACACTAGCTGTCTTTCGCATAAGTGGCTGCCCTTTAGCCTGCAAAAGTTCTTTGACAGCTACATTTTGCCGAAGACGGTCTAACATAAGTATACTCTCAACGGCACTAACAccttttgtatatttttcaatatagctCTCTCCATCGCCCCATGAAGATTCCTCTCCAGAAGCAGCGATTTGAGCCAAAGACTCGCGATCTTCTAATTCTTCACTGGCCTTAGGAACATTCGATACCACTTCGTATGTAACACCTGTGTGAGAAATAGGATCTAATCTTTCTATTCTCCTTTTGAGCCTGTCTCTGAAACTGTACTGTTTGTAAATGTTCAGAGCCAAACGTTTCCTTAGGACAAGATCCATTGGAGCTGGGTGAGATAGCCTAACTGTAGTTCTCAGGATCATATACACCCTTTCTGTTTCTGGAATTAAAGATTCAATTGAGTGAAGGCTTTTTCAGTTCACATAAAAAGTACTCACTATCGGTGATTTTATTAAGATGTGCACTATCGTGTATCGAAGAATCCCAACTTGCAACAGCACATACATCCTTCTCCAAACTATGCAATATATGGAGACTGTAAAAAGTGCTTCCATGCTCTTTTGGCAAAATTGAGTCTCCCCCAGCAATAGTTAGTTCTTCTCCTGATTGGTGAGTCGACAAATCATCAGCTAAAAAATTAGGATAGTAGCCAATAAAAATctactgaattttgaattgatgtttttttttaccatTAAGGTCTAGAAATAGGACAGGTACGTAAGGTTCCATGCCTGGTGGCGGCGTCCAAACAGCTGGTGCGCCTGGAATGCCAGTTCCAGGATCAGGTAATAAAACGGCATTACGTTCTTCTGTTAAATTAACCCACTGATCCATTAAACTTTGCTCACGCTCCAAGTCCTGTTCTGATTTGTCAGGTTTCtgaaaattcaaggagaaaCATGAAATCAGCCTGCATAAGTGAGGAGCAAAATGGGCAAATtagtaaaacaaaaaaatcattagtgTCATTGGTGGAAATGTCAATAATCTCACCTCAAGAAGTCTGTTTATCTGTTGATTCAGGTACTCTTTTCTTCTTAGCAGAGCCTCACTCCATTTCTCCCTTAGAATGGTGAGGTCTTCTTCTTGATATGAGTCCAGCTGTTTCTGAAGTCGGCTCCTAACAATGACACTGCCTACTTCAATAGACATTATCTGCTGAACGATTATCGGTAAGGTGCCCGAATTTTGTACAGGCTTAACCCTAACCACTATCCTCCTTTGTTGACCTTGACGAAGTTGGTAGCAACCACCAGTGAGAAGTTCAGTTCTGTTTATAACTTCAACAGGAACATACTCTCCCTGTTCATTGAGTTCTTGGATTTCAACCCAAACTTCGATTTTTCGGGTAAGTTCAGACCATCTGTCCACCAATGATCTAGCTTTGGCTGCTAATTGTTGTTCAACTTCCCAGCCGGGTTTGTGTTTGGAAAAACCTGCACTGCGGTTACCCCATACTTCTATCGATAGAGCGCCTTCTACAAAACATAAAACCATGAATATCTGTTCACCTTTAACTCAAGACAAACTCTCACCAGTACAATGTTCTAGAAATTCTTCAGTTACATTAATAGTGAAATCTCTGCAGTCGTCAAACTTAAATCTATCTTTTTGTGAAACCAGTCCATTACCAGCTTGTACATTTTCAGGATTAGTTGGTACAACTATAGGCTCTGGATGATTCCAGAAGGTATACTGACAGAACACATAGTGAGATAAAGACAAAGGTAAACCGGAGGCTTGCTTGATGTGTACACGACAGGTAACTGTTGAGGTAGTTGATGAATCATCTTCGTCGTTACTACTATCTGAAGATATGTCTGAAGCTGCTTCGCTTATCCTGTCTTGAGGAAGAGTGCCCTGCACTCTACTCAATTCCACCTGGAagagtttcatttttaaaacaGTTCTGTTTTTTCGAAGATATCCAATCAAAAATCATTACCTGTAATCGTCCTGCGACCTCTCCTTGTTGACTTATTATAGGGGTGTGATAATCAAGCTTGACATCATGAAATAGAGCTTCTAAAAATATATTTGCTACACCTATCAAATTGTGGTTCTCTTGGGACTCGAAGAAAGGATCACACGATGGAGATACTGGTTCCTCCTAAAAATAAAGtcgaatattttaaatatgaaacaAGGAAGTTATAAGTTGAATTATCACCATTGTTGCACCATTGCTTTCCATCTGATCATCATAAATTTCTCTCATATCGACtattttattttctaatttCTCCATGGACCATACTTGACTAGAATTTCCACGTTTAACCAATATAGCAGGTTCACTCACAAACGCACCTTTCTGTAAGATCGTAATCATTAAATATTATCGAAACTCAACTTCTGTGGATACATACCCTCCTATTGGGACTTAGATTAGCTGGGGGTATTTGTAAGGTAACACTGTACTTTGTTTGCCTGCCAGTCTCTTCAGCTAGTACATTAGCTTCTTGCACTAAAGCATTAGCGCGTAATATGTCAGTTTTCAATTGACCTATACTTCGTTTGAACATTTCATCCCTTTCTTGTGCCCATTTCTCTACTCGCATTTGTGTAGTAGGGGTACAAGGTATAGTTTTTCCAAACCTCAAAGGATCGTCTGAATAGGGGGGATATGGTGTAGAGGGGGACATTGTGCTTCGAAGTTTCTGGAATTGCCTTTCGAATTCCAACCTTTGCTTTTCAAGGGCAACTGAAAATTATCGTTTATTTCATTAATGAACTTGATAAAACCACCACTTCGTTTCAAACCTACCTTGTTTGTCCTCTTCGTGCTGCTTCTCTAGGCGAGCAATTGCAGCTTGAATGGGGGCGTTTCCCATTTCGTTCAACATCAATTCATCACGAGCAAAATTGTAATCAATATATTGTGCAGGAGTTTGGGGCTCAGAAGTAGCAGCTGCGggtaataatcataataatttaGCTTTTTAAAAAACTGCTAAAATGGTGGTGGAgtaaattattttctaaaaatacACTACGAGACCTGTTTGTGTCAACTGGACACTAACAAGCTAAAAGATCGGAAAACAAGAAGGAATCTTATAGAAACCTTTAAAAAACTAAATGGTTATGATTGCAATGTAAACATTTACCATTTCACTAGCACTGCCATGACGGAAAACTTAGCAAAGAAAAATACTGGAGTGATTGTGCACTACACATAACCTAACCTCAGGTATAGTTGTAACAGATCACAGTTTCATAGGATTTATTTTGGTTAtgttttaattgaataaataattacaatacTTACACACTGATCGGGGACAATTAACCCTGAAAAAGTGGTGGTTACCCCACACGATTCTGTCACCATGTCTGAGTTGTGTTCTTTGTGTCACCTGAGAACCGTTGATAAAAGATCGTGCGTTGGTTAGTGGCTCAAGAAACAGTTCACCTTCTTCTATAGTGATTATACAATGTTCTGGCTGTATACCCAAACCAGAAAGTTGAATATCTGGTTCAGGACCTACTCCATCAACTTTAGCGCCAACAACAGTTTTATCCTAATGAAAGcagtgaaattaattttttgtacagGTTTTAAATGCAACTTCAAATGTTACCTTCAAATAATACACTAATAATTCGTTCAGAGAAGGATCAGCGTTCAAGTTAACCAAGTAATATTTATTCTTCTCAACTTTGATTCCAGACGCTTGAACGCTTATACCCATTTTTTCCAAAGCTTGCTGTCTCTCGTTTTGAATTCTTTCGGTCTTCATCAATTTTTCTTCCCATGTCTGAGAAACTTCTTTGTACAATTTTTCGCTTTCGCTGAGTTTCTGGTGGATGACGCTTTGCGGATCATCCACAGGAGAACCCTTAAAGAGAATCGTGTCATCTTCATCCGCACTCACTCTTGTTTTGAATGAGAACCCGTTACTTACAGTGGCGTGCTTCAACATCTCTTTCAATGCCTCGACTTCTTGTCTCAACTCCCTGATTATCCTAGCATTAGGATCCTCGTTGACAACGGCATGATTGACTATTCTCTTTGCCCTGTCTGCATAACGTAGCGTGGACAAGGTTTCCTCAAAATTGTCGGCTGCTGGAGAAATCGTAGCTACCATTACGGTTTTACTGTTACCACCTAAGTTGTCTTTTAACAGCCACGTTAAAACTGAATCTCGATATGGTACGAATTTGTCTTTATTCTTTGTATTACCAGATGATTGATCGGCTAACTTAGAGATGACTAAGCCTAATGTTGTCAAAGATCTGAAAATAAGGCACAAATATGAAATCATCTGATTATACTAACAAGCTGGTTaagtgttgaaaaaaataattgaagttcacaaaaatatttccaCATATACACAAAAGGAACCTACTTATTAATGTTGGAACCCTCTTTTAGTCGCTCTCCAACAGCACCAGTTTTGACTGCTCTTTCTGAGCCAGCCAAATCTACCAAGGACATTCTACTGACTTTTTCCCCTGAAACACCAGTCTTCTCATCTGTCAAAGTCTGTGTGAGTATCACTGTGAAAACAGCATGGGATCTTGACGATTCACTGTTCATATTTGTTGCAGCCACTGTACGGGATTTGTTACCTTCAGCCATCAAATTATCTATGTCCTAAAAGGTTTACATGATACAAAACTGATAACATACTTCTAACATTTATTGGGGAGGGCAATATTTTATttgtgtaattttatttttgtaaagaaCAACTTAGTTTTTCAACTATATATGAAACGATTATTTCGTTATAATACTAGTGCTATTATTGCTTTTGTTTTGAATGAACTAAAGtgactaaaaataaaataacagaaatgaaaaataaagttggtatatattttttaaacgaTGGAGAACCTACATCAGCATCTACACCAGAATATTTGTAAAGGATACACATGACTAGTATGTTCTAATCAATTTTATCCAGAAAAATTCACAAGGTTTGACAACATAAAACAATTTTCCAAATGTACACAAAACTAGAAGAAATAT
Above is a window of Harmonia axyridis chromosome X, icHarAxyr1.1, whole genome shotgun sequence DNA encoding:
- the LOC123685700 gene encoding kinesin-like protein KIF13A isoform X3 → MSTDKIKVAVRVRPFNRRELELGTLCVVEMEKDQTVLRQPNTMDKIERKQANKTFAFDHCFNSVDPMKENFASQEVVFESLGRDILENAFQGYNACIFAYGQTGSGKSYTMMGSQDNKGIIPRLCDSLFGKINNLQSSELSYKVEVSYMEIYNEKVHDLLDPKTNKQSLKVREHNVLGPYVDGLSQLAVTSFQDIDNLMAEGNKSRTVAATNMNSESSRSHAVFTVILTQTLTDEKTGVSGEKVSRMSLVDLAGSERAVKTGAVGERLKEGSNINKSLTTLGLVISKLADQSSGNTKNKDKFVPYRDSVLTWLLKDNLGGNSKTVMVATISPAADNFEETLSTLRYADRAKRIVNHAVVNEDPNARIIRELRQEVEALKEMLKHATGSPVDDPQSVIHQKLSESEKLYKEVSQTWEEKLMKTERIQNERQQALEKMGISVQASGIKVEKNKYYLVNLNADPSLNELLVYYLKDKTVVGAKVDGVGPEPDIQLSGLGIQPEHCIITIEEGELFLEPLTNARSFINGSQVTQRTQLRHGDRIVWGNHHFFRVNCPRSVSATSEPQTPAQYIDYNFARDELMLNEMGNAPIQAAIARLEKQHEEDKQVALEKQRLEFERQFQKLRSTMSPSTPYPPYSDDPLRFGKTIPCTPTTQMRVEKWAQERDEMFKRSIGQLKTDILRANALVQEANVLAEETGRQTKYSVTLQIPPANLSPNRRKGAFVSEPAILVKRGNSSQVWSMEKLENKIVDMREIYDDQMESNGATMEEPVSPSCDPFFESQENHNLIGVANIFLEALFHDVKLDYHTPIISQQGEVAGRLQVELSRVQGTLPQDRISEAASDISSDSSNDEDDSSTTSTVTCRVHIKQASGLPLSLSHYVFCQYTFWNHPEPIVVPTNPENVQAGNGLVSQKDRFKFDDCRDFTINVTEEFLEHCTEGALSIEVWGNRSAGFSKHKPGWEVEQQLAAKARSLVDRWSELTRKIEVWVEIQELNEQGEYVPVEVINRTELLTGGCYQLRQGQQRRIVVRVKPVQNSGTLPIIVQQIMSIEVGSVIVRSRLQKQLDSYQEEDLTILREKWSEALLRRKEYLNQQINRLLEKPDKSEQDLEREQSLMDQWVNLTEERNAVLLPDPGTGIPGAPAVWTPPPGMEPYVPVLFLDLNADDLSTHQSGEELTIAGGDSILPKEHGSTFYSLHILHSLEKDVCAVASWDSSIHDSAHLNKITDKTERVYMILRTTVRLSHPAPMDLVLRKRLALNIYKQYSFRDRLKRRIERLDPISHTGVTYEVVSNVPKASEELEDRESLAQIAASGEESSWGDGESYIEKYTKGVSAVESILMLDRLRQNVAVKELLQAKGQPLMRKTASVPNFQELNPKNGLLKNLSTESLQMSRSESVSELNSDLHGVSPLKSRLSFGKEAESSPSKPFGLGLTSPANVKISRMTTLHEEQHSSTRKHSLDFIADENLEDEDEDDNHYEKANQMVGNKSGNHTLRRRIPTSRTLESLLTDPPISNTPSTSSSGYGSQAVSSSNLSSEDSVSVKSISIDGTPENDTKQCSLNELKPVEKVQTETFPQGDFSDINDTNKEEPKQFIPESSHDNELCKDITLLENKVVRRKKSATLNPDRASFPQVTSNPVSTFMEDDRINTTEKSEDDADHYELKADLPDWITIGESVLIRPYNSSGVIAYIGGTEFSGGTWIGVELDAPKGKNDGSVQGVKYFSCKPKHGMFVRADKLILDRRGRAMRLYKTESHKNKCPSKSDNLIRPQSRSDGLNHIGTRSSSKAK